In Saccharomyces cerevisiae S288C chromosome XV, complete sequence, the following proteins share a genomic window:
- the ISU2 gene encoding putative iron-binding protein ISU2 (Mitochondrial protein required for iron-sulfur protein synthesis; performs scaffolding function during Fe/S cluster assembly; involved in Fe-S cluster assembly for both mitochondrial and cytosolic proteins; protein abundance increases under DNA replication stress; ISU2 has a paralog, ISU1, that arose from the whole genome duplication; isu1 isu2 double mutant is inviable; human homolog ISCU implicated in mitochondrial myopathy, can complement isu1 isu2 double mutant), with product MFARLANPAHFKPLTGSHITRAAKRLYHPKVIDHYTNPRNVGSMDKSLANVGTGIVGAPACGDVIKLQIQVNDKSGIIENVKFKTFGCGSAIASSSYMTELVRGMSLDEAVKIKNTEIAKELSLPPVKLHCSMLAEDAIKAAIKDYKTKRNPSVLH from the coding sequence ATGTTCGCCAGACTCGCTAATCCTGCCCACTTCAAGCCTCTCACGGGCTCCCACATAACAAGAGCTGCCAAAAGACTTTACCATCCTAAGGTAATTGACCACTACACAAACCCAAGAAACGTTGGGTCCATGGATAAGTCCTTAGCTAATGTCGGCACAGGAATCGTGGGCGCCCCTGCGTGTGGTGATGTGATAAAACTACAAATACAGGTGAATGATAAATCGGGTATTATCGAGAACGTTAAGTTCAAGACCTTCGGGTGTGGGTCTGCCATCGCTTCCTCCTCCTACATGACCGAGCTGGTACGCGGTATGTCACTTGATGAGGCCgttaaaattaaaaacacGGAAATCGCGAAGGAGCTAAGTCTTCCTCCAGTAAAACTGCATTGTTCCATGCTTGCAGAAGACGCTATCAAGGCGGCAATCAAGGACTACAAAACAAAGAGGAACCCCTCCGTTTTGCATTGA
- the HER1 gene encoding Her1p (hypothetical protein; required for proliferation or remodeling of the ER that is caused by overexpression of Hmg2p; may interact with ribosomes, based on co-purification experiments; HER1 has a paralog, GIP3, that arose from the whole genome duplication): MSSKLKYTDIDVPLDWLYKGKRRNRTKSAASTRTSEATTTSVKKTATLPSTAAVPTKTIASPQRPLSGQNVNNELSNSKPAVSAEKVSQQGQVPTRRTRSHSVSYGLLQKKNNNDDTTDSPKISRIRTAQDQPVKETKSSTLAEPIVSKKGRSRSSSISTSLNERSKKSLFGSLFGRRPSTTPSHVVERPLSSQNDHKKSTELPPIDTRQSKISTPTSTPTTASSKPSSSGGNRHSDGSLTSKLLSIPHNILETSSTNFNAHHHIQSHHSSGREQDSPHSESSDLPPILEKETTQKQLQKVSKVNLKRVTIAVQEFNSDPPQQLPSRKPKRGNVLIPEDMISAPPLISLGITNSSDQSSFQSNISPSYSKDSKEYKLALENFKKAAKEAEKHQKDAYYVAERMAQEVANYKARQLKTSPLTGATNSAADSATDQESSSLDARASKLHIDKPINVGAHPFETHQDDNIKYSSHLEQTLDVAYTRCCHLREILPIPSTLRQVKGKTAPLQTLKFLNPKPTLVDILSFCDFIAITPIHNIIFDNVSLTHDMFKIVICSLVTSPVVEKLGLRNVVINEQSWKLLCKFLLQNKTLIKLDISQTKARTDLNDSNYRDQMDWELFCEVLRNREGRPLEELLLNGLRFDKMSFSHFKNILLTFAQMNPKNPIRLGMANVEFSTECFDFLFNWMSEYNVQGVDLAYNNLESLAKRMIKKLARLPYKHLEYFTLNSTNITSVDDMSYILKYLSRLPSIKFLDLSNLPQLFPGILTSGYKYFPQFPQLKRIHFDFDDLSIKETTMLVSILAKCETLSHVSLIGQSPMPDASKISDSTDEPDKSKDEKKEQIVFMRNTLWASLYAFVRDSHNLVSLDVDYDQVPDEIQSRIALCLMHNMKRIMDSSFKLDELTVQDDLIFDGSLITETAEEVLKRLNDKSLLQNDVGKKYLLKKYFEKMEKVHHNVQNTIDSMFEKRKSGELPLQEKENLLRLLLLEKNLSNILDIFASMPNIADVVPFSKADNSFPNIGDSTVSANYNDGIRPSLKHLDSDRLINDVSIPENDSSIRPHLMATDSGRIIDVTTGKALLFKSSSNTSLAGKRQEEEEGELHKWGVFVQHQSSRHNSGLPSSANSSRISGSLTPDSSVAGGKKGESSRTSGTRPKILPKIPTGAELRDAIIKAKGIDSVDDLIKNVTSEKVGLESLYGDELNSRSPSNDSLQESQQKAPLQRPLVEDETVTKKYDKLLNDLSNVRHSKT, translated from the coding sequence ATGAGCTCCAAGTTGAAGTACACTGATATAGATGTGCCATTGGACTGGTTGTATAAGGGGAAACGAAGGAATAGGACCAAAAGTGCGGCTTCCACGCGCACTTCAGAAGCTACCACCACCTCTGTAAAGAAAACTGCTACTTTGCCATCAACCGCAGCTGTTCCTACGAAAACTATAGCTTCTCCTCAAAGGCCCCTGAGCGGCCAGAATGTAAATAACGAATTATCCAACTCTAAACCAGCAGTATCCGCCGAGAAGGTTTCGCAGCAAGGACAAGTGCCCACTAGGAGGACTCGTTCTCACTCAGTATCGTACGGCCTACtccagaagaagaataataaCGATGACACCACAGATTCTCCTAAAATATCTCGAATTAGAACGGCACAGGATCAACCTGTtaaggaaacaaaaagcAGCACCCTTGCGGAACCCATCGTTTCAAAGAAGGGGAGAAGtcgttcttcttctatatCAACTTCTTTGAATGAACGATCTAAGAAATCTCTGTTCGGTTCTTTGTTCGGGAGAAGGCCTTCCACCACTCCCTCGCACGTTGTTGAAAGACCGTTGTCTTCTCAGAATGACCATAAAAAAAGCACAGAACTCCCTCCTATAGATACCAGACAGTCAAAGATCTCCACCCCAACTAGTACTCCTACCACTGCATCTTCCAAACCCAGTAGTTCTGGTGGGAATAGACATTCTGATGGATCTCTTACTTCAAAACTTCTAAGTATTCCTCATAACATCTTGGAAACCTCTTCTACGAATTTTAATGCCCACCACCATATCCAGTCACATCATAGTAGTGGTCGTGAACAAGACTCGCCCCATTCTGAATCATCAGACCTCCCTCCcattttagaaaaagaaactacgCAAAAACAATTACAGAAGGTGTCAAAggtaaatttgaaaagggTTACTATTGCAGTTCAAGAATTTAACTCAGATCCCCCACAACAACTACCTTCTAGGAAGCCTAAAAGGGGTAATGTTCTCATACCAGAAGATATGATTAGTGCCCCCCCACTAATCTCTCTGGGAATTACAAACAGCAGCGATCAAAGCAGTTTTCAGTCCAATATCTCTCCCTcatattcaaaagattctaaagaatataaattagctttggaaaattttaaaaaagcaGCTAAAGAAGCCgaaaaacatcaaaaggATGCGTATTATGTTGCAGAGCGAATGGCTCAAGAAGTGGCAAACTATAAGGCCAGGCAATTGAAGACATCGCCGTTAACTGGAGCAACTAATTCAGCAGCAGATTCAGCGACGGATCAAGAATCCTCCTCTCTAGATGCTAGAGCTTCTAAGCTTCATATCGATAAACCGATCAATGTAGGTGCACATCCTTTCGAAACACATCAGGATGATAACATTAAATACTCTTCTCACCTTGAACAAACATTGGACGTAGCTTACACTAGATGCTGTCATTTGAGAGAAATTTTACCAATACCGTCCACTTTGAGACAGGTCAAAGGTAAAACCGCACCTTTGCagactttgaaatttttgaatcCAAAACCAACCTTAGTGgatatattatcattttgTGATTTTATTGCCATAACTCCGATCCATAACATCATTTTCGATAATGTGTCCTTAACCCATGATATGTTCAAGATTGTCATTTGTTCTTTGGTAACCTCTCCGGTAGTGGAGAAATTGGGGTTAAGAAATGTTGTGATAAACGAACAAAGTTGGAAACTACTTTGCAAGTTTTtattacaaaataaaacattgATCAAGCTGGATATTTCTCAGACTAAAGCAAGGACAGATTTAAATGATTCTAACTACAGAGACCAAATGGACTGGGAACTATTTTGCGAAGTTCTTAGAAATAGAGAAGGTAGACCTTTGGAAGAATTGCTTTTGAATGGTTTAAGGTTTGACAAAATGTCATTCAgtcatttcaaaaatatccTACTTACTTTCGCACAAATGAACCCTAAAAACCCTATTCGTCTCGGGATGGCTAACGTAGAATTCTCAACCGAgtgttttgattttctcTTTAATTGGATGTCTGAATATAACGTTCAAGGTGTGGATTTGGCCTATAATAATTTAGAAAGTTTGGCAAAACGAATGATCAAAAAACTAGCTAGGCTTCCTTATAAGCATTTGGAATATTTTACCCTTAACAGCACTAATATCACCTCTGTTGATGATATGTCCTACATACTAAAATATCTTTCACGTTTGCCAAGCATAAAATTTCTAGATTTGAGCAACTTGCCTCAGTTATTCCCGGGGATTTTAACATCCGGCTATAAGTATTTTCCCCAATTTCCACAACTGAAACGTATTCATTTTGATTTCGACGATCTTTCtataaaagaaacaacCATGCTTGTCAGCATATTAGCTAAGTGTGAAACCCTCTCTCATGTTTCATTGATAGGACAAAGTCCTATGCCCGATGCAAGTAAAATATCCGACAGTACTGATGAACCCGATAAGTCgaaagatgaaaagaaagaacaaatCGTATTTATGAGAAATACGCTTTGGGCCTCATTGTATGCATTTGTTAGGGACTCTCACAATTTAGTTAGTTTAGACGTTGACTATGATCAAGTACCAGACGAAATTCAATCAAGAATTGCGTTATGCTTAATGCATAATATGAAGAGAATTATGGACTCTAGCTTTAAATTAGATGAATTGACTGTACAAGATGATTTAATATTTGATGGTTCCTTGATAACTGAGACAGCAGAAgaagttttgaaaagattaaatGACAAATCTTTACTTCAAAATGATGTTGGGAAGAAATAtcttttaaagaaatattttgagaaaatggaaaaggTACATCATAATGTTCAAAATACAATTGATTCTATGTttgagaaaagaaaatccGGCGAACTGCCACTGcaggaaaaggaaaaccTACTAAGGTTATTGCTTCttgagaaaaatttatcaaatattcttgatatttttgcTTCTATGCCCAATATAGCAGATGTCgtaccattttcaaaagccGATAATAGTTTCCCTAATATTGGGGATAGCACGGTTAGCGCAAACTATAATGATGGTATTCGTCCATCTCTAAAACACTTAGATTCTGACAGGTTAATCAACGATGTTTCAATTCCTGAAAACGATTCATCAATTAGACCACACTTAATGGCCACCGACTCGGGACGAATCATCGATGTGACCACTGGTAAAgctcttcttttcaagaGTTCGTCTAATACCTCACTGGCCGGCAAGAGAcaggaagaagaggaaggtGAATTACATAAATGGGGTGTGTTTGTACAGCACCAAAGCTCAAGACATAACTCTGGGCTTCCTTCATCCGCCAATTCTTCGAGAATTAGCGGGTCGTTAACACCAGATAGCAGTGTCGCCGGAGGAAAGAAAGGGGAATCCTCTCGCACATCTGGTACAAGGCCAAAAATCTTACCAAAGATTCCTACCGGTGCCGAATTAAGGGATGCCATTATTAAAGCTAAGGGTATTGATTCTGTAGATGATCTGATTAAAAATGTTACCTCTGAAAAGGTTGGATTGGAATCATTATATGGAGATGAATTGAACTCTAGAAGCCCGAGTAATGACAGTTTACAAGAATCACAACAAAAGGCGCCTTTGCAGAGGCCCcttgttgaagatgaaacagtgacaaaaaaatatgacaAACTATTGAACGATCTGTCTAATGTTCGTCACAGTAAAACCTAA
- the MCP1 gene encoding Mcp1p (Mitochondrial hypothetical protein involved in lipid homeostasis; integral membrane protein that localizes to the mitochondrial outer membrane; involved in mitochondrial morphology; interacts genetically with MDM10, and other members of the ERMES complex; contains five predicted transmembrane domains): MIKLHEVPPEPVDPASLPHDVNAHSPEGDGNPDKRKKIFGIPYPFSRSSCRRFLWNCQKISVLPMALYFPLHAANTLITPAVSPDSAPDDVLMMVREILPSITTKLLVAGITLHVSAGVLLRIVNNWNKPRRNRHRHLKISAEQDLSQDSIGLTGGISGYLFGLYKTFRIPPQVISGYILVPVLIYHLLIMKWVPNSISTEVDFASIKQLLSSKNRWWKWLGGLVPLAILLESGVYHIGSGLCRYFGVRKMTSRKKWSTAINLLTLVGFVSLIRLMKEDSTKLGPNQFESIFKKIRLLLHVN, from the coding sequence ATGATAAAGTTGCATGAAGTGCCTCCAGAACCAGTAGACCCTGCTAGTCTCCCTCATGATGTTAATGCACATAGCCCCGAAGGAGATGGTAATCCTGAtaagaggaaaaaaatatttggcATTCCGTATCCTTTTTCCAGGAGTTCATGTCGGAGATTCCTTTGGAACTGTCAAAAGATTTCGGTACTGCCCATGGCATTGTATTTCCCACTACATGCAGCAAATACATTAATCACGCCGGCAGTATCACCTGATTCTGCTCCTGACGACGTTTTAATGATGGTGAGAGAGATTTTACCGTCCATAACTACCAAGCTGTTAGTTGCGGGTATTACTCTTCATGTTTCTGCTGGTGTCTTGCTCCGAATCGTGAACAACTGGAACAAgccaagaagaaatagacaTCGACATTTAAAGATATCGGCCGAACAAGATCTATCCCAAGATTCGATTGGTTTAACTGGTGGAATTTCTGGCTATTTATTTGGATTGTATAAGACCTTCCGCATTCCTCCACAAGTGATTAGTGGATACATCCTTGTTCCCGTCCTGATATACCACTTATTAATTATGAAATGGGTGCCGAATTCCATCTCTACTGAGGTGGATTTCGCCTCTATAAAGCAATTACTATCTAGCAAGAACAGGTGGTGGAAATGGCTTGGAGGCCTGGTGCCGTTAGCTATTCTCCTCGAGTCAGGTGTATATCATATAGGTTCGGGGCTCTGCCGTTATTTCGGTGTTAGAAAAATGACTAGCAGGAAAAAATGGTCCACAGCTATCAATCTATTAACACTCGTTGGGTTCGTTTCTCTGATTAGATTGATGAAAGAGGATTCTACGAAACTGGGTCCCAACCAATTCGAAagcattttcaaaaagatcCGGTTGCTGTTGCACGTGAATTAG
- the WTM2 gene encoding transcriptional modulator (Transcriptional modulator; involved in regulation of meiosis, silencing, and expression of RNR genes; involved in response to replication stress; contains WD repeats; relocalizes to the cytosol in response to hypoxia; WTM2 has a paralog, UME1, that arose from the whole genome duplication) produces MAKSKSSQGASGARRKPAPSLYQHISSFKPQFSTRVDDVLHFSKTLTWRSEIIPDKSKGTLTTSLLYSQGSDIYEIDTTLPLKTFYDDDDDDDNDDDDEEGNGKTKSAATPNPEYGDAFQDVEGKPLRPKWIYQGETVAKMQYLESSDDSTAIAMSKNGSLAWFRDEIKVPVHIVQEMMGPATRYSSIHSLTRPGSLAVSDFDVSTNMDTVVKSQSNGYEEDSILKIIDNSDRPGDILRTVHVPGTNVAHSVRFFNNHLFASCSDDNILRFWDTRTADKPLWTLSEPKNGRLTSFDSSQVTENLFVTGFSTGVIKLWDARAVQLATTDLTHRQNGEEPIQNEIAKLFHSGGDSVVDILFSQTSATEFVTVGGTGNVYHWDMEYSFSRNDDDNEDEVRVAAPEELQGQCLKFFHTGGTRRSSNQFGKRNTVALHPVINDFVGTVDSDSLVTAYKPFLASDFIGRGYDD; encoded by the coding sequence ATGGCGAAAAGCAAATCCAGTCAGGGTGCGAGTGGAGCACGCCGTAAACCGGCACCTTCTTTATACCAACACATTTCTAGCTTTAAACCACAATTCAGCACAAGAGTCGACGATGTTTTACATTTTAGCAAGACACTGACATGGAGAAGTGAGATTATTCCAGACAAATCCAAGGGCACCTTGACGACTAGTCTTTTATATTCTCAAGGTAGTGATATTTACGAAATAGACACTACTTTACCATTAAAGACATTCTatgacgacgacgacgacgacgacaacgacgacgacgacgaaGAAGGTAACGGCAAGACGAAGTCTGCAGCCACCCCAAATCCAGAGTATGGTGATGCTTTCCAAGATGTTGAGGGGAAACCATTGCGCCCAAAGTGGATTTACCAGGGCGAAACAGTGGCAAAAATGCAATACTTGGAAAGCTCAGACGACAGTACGGCGATCGCGATGTCCAAGAACGGCTCTTTGGCATGGTTCAGAGATGAGATCAAGGTTCCCGTTCATATCGTACAGGAAATGATGGGCCCTGCTACTAGATACTCTAGTATTCACTCTCTAACCAGACCAGGTTCATTAGCAGTGTCAGATTTTGATGTGTCGACAAATATGGATACGGTAGTAAAGTCACAAAGTAACGGCTACGAGGAGGACAGCATCTTGAAAATCATCGACAACTCCGATAGACCGGGAGATATATTACGTACAGTGCACGTTCCAGGGACCAACGTGGCTCACTCAGttagattttttaacaACCATTTATTTGCATCTTGTTCAGATGACAACATTTTAAGATTCTGGGACACAAGAACAGCGGACAAACCGCTTTGGACGCTAAGCGAACCGAAAAATGGACGACTAACGTCCTTCGATTCCTCTCAAGTTACTGAAAACCTATTTGTCACTGGGTTCAGCACGGGTGTCATCAAGCTATGGGATGCGCGTGCTGTGCAACTGGCTACTACTGACCTCACACATAGGCAGAACGGCGAGGAACCGATCCAAAACGAAATAGCCAAGTTGTTCCATTCTGGCGGCGATTCCGTTGTCGATATCCTGTTCTCACAAACCTCTGCAACAGAATTTGTTACGGTTGGAGGAACGGGTAATGTCTACCACTGGGACATGGAGTActctttttcaagaaacGACGATGACAACGAAGACGAAGTTCGAGTGGCTGCTCCGGAGGAACTTCAGGGTCAATgtttaaaatttttccacACAGGTGGCACAAGAAGATCGAGCAACCAATTCGGGAAGAGGAACACTGTGGCGCTACACCCCGTAATCAATGATTTTGTTGGCACTGTTGATTCAGATAGTCTTGTTACTGCCTACAAACCATTTCTGGCCAGTGACTTCATTGGCAGAGGTTACGAcgattaa